Proteins encoded in a region of the Pseudomonas shahriarae genome:
- a CDS encoding BufA1 family periplasmic bufferin-type metallophore: MTTRSLSAATLVLALGSALSLSTLTTVAHADDAKMEKCFGVALKGKNDCAAGPGTTCAGTSKTDYQANAWNLVPEGTCVKMESQTSPTGFGQLEAFKAKS, translated from the coding sequence ATGACCACCCGTTCGCTGTCCGCCGCCACCCTCGTCCTCGCCCTGGGGTCGGCCTTGAGCCTGAGCACCCTGACCACTGTCGCCCATGCCGACGACGCGAAGATGGAAAAATGCTTCGGCGTCGCCCTCAAAGGCAAGAATGACTGCGCCGCAGGCCCCGGCACTACCTGTGCGGGCACCTCGAAAACCGACTACCAGGCCAACGCCTGGAACCTGGTCCCTGAAGGCACCTGCGTGAAGATGGAAAGCCAAACCTCGCCGACAGGTTTTGGCCAACTGGAAGCCTTCAAGGCCAAGTCCTGA
- a CDS encoding LysR family transcriptional regulator, producing MSEMDDLAAFAVLIEAGSFTLAAQQLGCSKGQLSKRISQLEAQFSVVLLHRTTRRLSLTAAGAALLPQAQALVIQVDRARQALARLKDDVAGPVRMTVPVSLGETFFDGLLLEFSRQYPQVQIELDLNNNYRDLARDGFDLAVRSAVANDERLVARPLLAWHEMTCASPAYLEQHGEPLTPAELVGHRCLLNSHYSGREEWLYHQQHELLRVRVDGTFASNHYNLLKKAALVGAGIARLPSYLLQMELADGRLRWLLRDYQTRSQPMYLVHPYQGGLPRRTQVLADYLVGWFKRNGEALDRL from the coding sequence ATGAGCGAGATGGATGATCTGGCGGCGTTTGCGGTGTTGATCGAAGCCGGCAGTTTTACCCTGGCCGCCCAGCAACTGGGGTGCAGCAAGGGCCAGTTGTCCAAGCGCATCAGCCAGTTGGAGGCGCAGTTTTCGGTGGTGTTGCTGCATCGCACCACCCGCCGTTTAAGCCTCACTGCCGCCGGCGCGGCGCTGTTACCCCAGGCCCAGGCATTGGTAATCCAGGTCGACCGCGCGCGTCAGGCATTGGCGCGACTCAAGGACGATGTGGCAGGGCCGGTGCGTATGACCGTTCCGGTTTCCCTGGGTGAAACCTTCTTCGATGGTCTGTTGCTGGAGTTTTCCCGGCAGTACCCGCAAGTACAGATCGAGCTGGATCTGAACAACAATTATCGTGACCTGGCGCGGGACGGTTTTGATCTGGCAGTACGCTCGGCGGTGGCCAACGATGAAAGGCTGGTCGCCAGGCCGCTGTTGGCCTGGCATGAAATGACCTGCGCCAGCCCGGCCTATCTGGAGCAACACGGGGAACCGCTGACACCGGCGGAGCTGGTCGGCCACCGTTGCTTGCTCAACAGCCACTACAGTGGTCGCGAAGAGTGGCTGTATCACCAGCAACACGAATTGCTGCGGGTCCGGGTGGATGGCACGTTTGCCTCCAACCACTACAACCTGCTGAAAAAGGCGGCGTTGGTGGGCGCCGGCATCGCACGGCTGCCCTCCTATCTGTTGCAGATGGAATTGGCTGACGGCCGGCTGCGTTGGCTCCTGCGTGATTATCAGACTCGCAGCCAGCCGATGTACCTGGTCCACCCCTATCAGGGCGGGTTGCCACGCCGTACCCAAGTACTGGCCGATTACCTGGTGGGCTGGTTCAAACGCAATGGCGAGGCATTGGACCGGCTTTAG
- a CDS encoding DoxX family protein → MNTAATRLIARATQTFGNIPYSLIALIARFSMAAVFWKSGQTKVQGFAVDLVDGTFELGVPQLANSTVPLFKSEYHVPFVPAEVAAYLATFAEHFFPVLILLGLATRFSALALLGMTLVIQLFVYPDAYPTHGTWIALLLLLMAKGPGRVSMDHWIARRWR, encoded by the coding sequence ATGAATACTGCCGCTACGCGCCTGATTGCACGCGCCACCCAAACCTTCGGGAACATCCCCTACAGCCTGATCGCCCTTATTGCACGCTTTTCCATGGCGGCGGTGTTCTGGAAGTCCGGCCAGACCAAGGTCCAGGGCTTTGCCGTCGACCTGGTAGACGGCACCTTCGAACTGGGTGTGCCGCAGTTGGCCAACTCCACCGTGCCGTTGTTTAAAAGTGAATACCACGTACCGTTTGTGCCCGCAGAAGTGGCGGCGTACCTGGCTACGTTCGCCGAGCATTTTTTCCCGGTCCTGATTCTGCTGGGGCTGGCCACGCGCTTTTCGGCCCTGGCCTTGTTGGGTATGACCCTGGTGATCCAGTTGTTTGTCTACCCCGACGCCTACCCGACCCACGGCACCTGGATCGCCTTGCTGCTGCTGTTGATGGCCAAGGGACCAGGACGGGTGTCCATGGATCACTGGATTGCCCGGCGCTGGCGCTAA
- the bufB gene encoding MNIO family bufferin maturase has translation MTLSSLPDVAQAQAPGLACRAGLGLKSEHWHTVLATLPDIGFFEVHAENYMVAGGPFHHYLGLIREQYPLSLHGVGLSIGGEGPLSQAHLARLAVLIERYQPQSFSEHLAWSSHGPVFLNDLLPLAYDDATLKRVCEHVDQVQTTLKRPMLLENPSTYLQFQRSTLDETDFIREVIRRTGCGLLLDVNNVYVSCINHQQDPLAYLDALPLHAVGEIHLAGFAEDSDSLGDRLLIDDHGAPIDNAVWQLYQQALQRTGPVATLIERDNDVPAFSVLHAEARQAERHLLAAAVRP, from the coding sequence ATGACACTTTCATCCCTGCCTGATGTCGCCCAGGCTCAGGCACCCGGCCTTGCGTGCCGGGCCGGGCTGGGGCTCAAGAGCGAACACTGGCATACAGTGCTCGCCACCCTGCCCGATATTGGTTTTTTTGAAGTCCACGCCGAAAACTACATGGTGGCCGGCGGGCCTTTTCATCACTACCTGGGCCTGATCCGCGAGCAGTATCCGCTGTCACTGCATGGCGTCGGCCTGTCCATCGGCGGCGAAGGCCCGCTGAGCCAGGCCCACCTGGCGCGCCTGGCGGTACTGATCGAGCGCTATCAACCCCAGTCCTTTTCCGAACACCTGGCCTGGTCCAGCCACGGCCCGGTGTTTCTCAACGATCTGCTGCCCCTGGCCTATGACGACGCAACTCTCAAGCGAGTGTGCGAACACGTGGACCAGGTACAAACCACCCTCAAGCGGCCCATGCTGCTGGAGAACCCGTCGACCTACCTGCAGTTCCAACGCTCCACCCTGGATGAAACCGACTTTATCCGCGAGGTCATCCGGCGCACCGGCTGCGGTTTGTTGCTGGACGTGAACAATGTGTATGTGTCCTGCATCAATCATCAGCAGGATCCGTTGGCCTACCTCGATGCGTTGCCTTTGCACGCGGTGGGCGAGATTCATCTGGCAGGCTTTGCCGAAGACAGCGACAGCCTTGGTGATCGCCTGCTGATTGATGATCACGGCGCGCCCATCGACAACGCCGTCTGGCAGTTGTATCAGCAGGCCTTGCAACGCACCGGGCCGGTTGCGACGCTGATCGAGCGCGACAACGATGTACCGGCCTTCAGCGTATTGCACGCCGAAGCCCGGCAAGCCGAGCGCCACTTGCTGGCTGCGGCGGTGCGCCCATGA
- a CDS encoding HvfC/BufC N-terminal domain-containing protein has translation MNVLEQFAKALLAPGQPCPEGLFSHNGADPASRFAVYRNNVHSSLISALADGYPVTRQLVGDGFFRAMAGLYVQAYPPTSPLLNEYGSDLAAFIQGFAPAASVPYLADVARLEHLRINAYHAADTPVAEPQAVIDQLQQLPSLGNVRLHLHPSVSTLQSNYAVVALWAAHQTTDTVASLNPWQEQSALILRNGLEVEVFGIDSGCVTFINSLANDWPLEMAVAYALDAASEFDLHHCLGLLINHRAITHIKVQP, from the coding sequence ATGAATGTGCTCGAACAGTTTGCAAAGGCCCTGTTGGCGCCGGGCCAGCCATGCCCGGAGGGTTTGTTCAGCCACAACGGCGCCGATCCCGCCAGCCGTTTTGCGGTGTATCGCAACAACGTCCACAGTTCGTTAATCAGCGCCCTGGCCGACGGTTACCCAGTAACCCGGCAACTGGTGGGCGATGGTTTTTTCCGCGCCATGGCCGGGTTGTATGTCCAGGCCTATCCACCCACCAGCCCACTGCTCAACGAGTACGGCAGCGACCTTGCCGCCTTTATCCAGGGCTTCGCCCCCGCCGCCAGCGTGCCTTACCTGGCGGACGTCGCGCGACTGGAGCACTTGCGGATCAACGCCTATCACGCCGCCGACACACCCGTCGCCGAGCCCCAGGCCGTCATCGACCAACTGCAACAGTTGCCCAGCCTGGGCAACGTACGCCTGCACCTGCACCCCAGCGTCAGCACCCTGCAGTCGAACTATGCCGTGGTGGCGTTATGGGCCGCGCATCAAACCACCGACACCGTCGCCAGCCTCAACCCCTGGCAGGAGCAAAGCGCGTTGATCCTGCGCAACGGCCTGGAGGTCGAGGTATTCGGCATCGACAGCGGCTGCGTGACGTTTATCAACAGCCTGGCCAACGATTGGCCCCTGGAAATGGCGGTGGCGTACGCCCTCGACGCAGCGAGCGAATTTGACCTGCACCACTGCCTGGGACTGCTGATCAACCACCGCGCCATCACCCATATCAAGGTACAACCATGA